From a single Cydia amplana chromosome 10, ilCydAmpl1.1, whole genome shotgun sequence genomic region:
- the LOC134651349 gene encoding juvenile hormone esterase-like — MSKVEISEGVLEGELVENFLGGQFHSFKGIPYAAPPVGDLRFRAPQPPEPWEGVRSATEFGPVCFQVDPILDPTPKGSEDCLYLNVYTPDLKPADALPVMVWIHGGGFAIGSGNDDFYGPEFLVRHDVVLVTFNYRLEVLGFLCLDTEEVPGNAGMKDQVAALRWVQKNINQFGGDPENVTIFGESCGAASVSFHLVSPMSKGLFKRAIAMSGHMNSYWSFTSQPVLRATALAQQLGCDSSDPEELASFFKEQPVTSLAHCSTPIYFYEKLKGLSLGISLFAVVSEKQFGDNERFFEGDPLEALKNGIHEGVEVISGFLEHEGVFSMKARGGYDIVKECAQFLEFFVPMTMRFNCGLAAQMEAAMQIKAFYQNGNTEPDVLMRFCSFEDFMHCVIQWQKICANTSPNKFYLYKFCCKSERNLMTYAFGLAEIYGTDPKTCHADDLAYFFPLKGFNLSVDPDSNTFKMIDNVTKLWTNFAKCGDPTPDDSLGIRWPEYTTDGEKFLEIDEELTTSSAVMKDEVELYEDIFSKHLPNQLA, encoded by the exons ATGAGTAAAGTGGAGATCAGTGAAGGGGTGTTAGAGGGGGAACTAGTGGAGAACTTTTTGGGCGGGCAGTTCCATAGCTTCAAAGGGATACCGTATGCCGCGCCCCCTGTTGGAGATCTCAGGTTCAGA GCGCCACAACCACCTGAACCATGGGAAGGGGTCCGCAGCGCCACAGAGTTTGGTCCAGTCTGTTTTCAAGTGGATCCTATCTTGGATCCAACTCCTAAAGGCAGCGAAGACTGCCTTTACCTCAACGTATATACCCCTGACTTGAAGCCAGCTGATGCGTTGCCTGTTATGGTGTGGATCCACGGAGGAGGCTTTGCAATCGGTAGCGGAAATGATGATTTCTATGGCCCAGAGTTTTTGGTTAGACACGACGTTGTACTTGTCACGTTCAACTACAGACTTGAAGTGCTTGGATTTCTATGCCTGGACACCGAAGAAGTGCCTGGAAATGCTGGGATGAAGGACCAAGTAGCTGCACTGCGTTGGGTCCAGAAAAACATCAATCAATTTGGCGGAGATCCGGAGAATGTAACAATTTTCGGTGAGAGCTGTGGTGCTGCCAGCGTCAGTTTTCATCTCGTTTCGCCGATGTCGAAGGGTTTATTCAAGCGGGCGATTGCCATGAGTGGCCATATGAATTCTTACTGGTCATTTACATCTCAGCCTGTGCTGAGAGCTACTGCCCTGGCGCAACAGTTAGGTTGCGACTCTTCAGACCCTGAAGAACTCGCCTCCTTTTTCAAAGAACAACCCGTTACTTCGCTAGCCCATTGCTCAACTCCCATATACTTTTATGAGAAACTCAAGGGCCTTTCTTTGGGAATATCATTGTTTGCTGTAGTTTCCGAGAAACAGTTCGGTGACAACGAGCGGTTTTTCGAAGGAGATCCTTTGGAGGCTCTCAAAAACGGCATACATGAAGGTGTAGAGGTTATATCTGGTTTTCTAGAGCACGAAGGTGTATTTAGCATGAAGGCTAGAGGAGGATACGATATTGTGAAGGAATGTGCTCAATTTCTTGAATTCTTCGTGCCGATGACAATGAGGTTTAACTGTGGCTTGGCGGCTCAGATGGAGGCAGCCATGCAGATAAAAGCATTCTACCAGAACGGGAACACTGAACCTGATGTATTAATGCGATTTTGTTCTTTCGAAGACTTTATGCATTGTGTCATCCAGTGGCAAAAGATCTGTGCAAATACAAGTCCAAATAagttctatttatataaattcTGCTGCAAATCTGAGAGGAATCTGATGACTTATGCATTCGGTCTGGCTGAAATATATGGGACTGACCCTAAAACGTGTCACGCCGATGACCTGGCTTACTTCTTCCCTCTTAAAGGGTTCAACTTATCTGTCGATCCCGATTCCAACACCTTTAAGATGATAGATAATGTCACCAAACTCTGGACCAACTTTGCAAAATGCGG GGACCCAACACCTGACGACAGCCTGGGCATACGCTGGCCAGAGTACACCACAGACGGAGAAAAGTTCCTGGAGATAGATGAGGAACTGACGACCTCATCAGCCGTGATGAAGGATGAGGTGGAGCTTTATGAGGATATCTTCTCGAAGCATCTGCCAAATCAACTTGCGTAA
- the LOC134651344 gene encoding juvenile hormone esterase-like: protein MMSRVVISDGVLEGELVKNLFGGQFHSFKGIPYAAPPVGDLRFRAPQPPEPWEGIRSATEFGPICYQVNPFMDPTPKGSEDCLYLNVYSPDLESAKPLPVMVWIHGGGFVFGSGNDDTYGPEFLVRHDVVLVTFNYRLEVLGFLCLDTEEVPGNAGMKDQVAALRWVQKNISQFGGDPENVTIFGESIGGASVSFHLVSPMSKGLFKRAIVMSGHMNCYWALISRPVLRATALAQQLGYGSSDPEELSSFFKEQPVTSLVNCLPPVYFYEKLGGLSLSIPLFSVVSEKQFGDNERFFEGDPLEALQTGIHEGVEVISGFVEHEGVFSMKARGGYDIVKESSKFLEFYVPMAIRFNCGLTAQMEAAMQIKAFYQNGSTDPDVLMRFCSFEDFQYGVIQWQRICAKTNPNKFYLYKFCCKSERNLMTYGLGLADIFGNEPKVCHADDLGYLFPLKSFNLPVDPESTTFKMIDNVTKLWTNFAKCGDPTADDSLGVRWPEYTTDGEEFLEIDEELTPSSAVMKDEVELYENIFSKCLPNQLGSYTYFMTNSIASFANKS, encoded by the exons atgatGAGTAGAGTGGTAATTAGTGATGGGGTGTTAGAGGGAGAGCTAGTAAAGAACCTTTTCGGCGGGCAGTTCCACAGCTTTAAGGGAATACCGTACGCCGCGCCCCCTGTTGGAGATTTGAGGTTTAGA GCTCCACAACCACCTGAACCATGGGAAGGGATCCGCAGCGCCACAGAGTTCGGTCCAATCTGTTACCAAGTAAATCCTTTCATGGATCCAACTCCGAAAGGCAGCGAAGACTGCCTTTACCTCAACGTATATAGCCCTGACTTGGAGTCAGCTAAACCTTTGCCTGTTATGGTGTGGATCCACGGAGGAGGTTTCGTTTTCGGCAGCGGAAACGATGACACATATGGACCAGAATTTCTGGTTAGACATGATGTCGTACTTGTCACGTTCAATTACAGACTTGAAGTACTCGGCTTTCTGTGCCTGGACACCGAAGAAGTGCCTGGAAATGCTGGGATGAAGGACCAAGTTGCAGCTCTGCGTTGGGTCCAGAAGAATATCAGCCAATTTGGTGGAGATCCAGAGAATGTTACAATTTTTGGTGAAAGCATTGGTGGTGCGAGTGTCAGTTTCCATCTCGTCTCGCCGATGTCCAAGGGTTTATTCAAGCGGGCGATCGTCATGAGCGGTCATATGAATTGCTACTGGGCACTTATATCGCGGCCTGTGCTGCGAGCTACTGCCCTGGCGCAACAATTAGGCTACGGCTCTTCAGACCCTGAAGAACTCAGCTCGTTTTTCAAAGAACAGCCCGTTACTTCGTTAGTAAATTGCTTACCTCCCGTATACTTTTATGAGAAACTCGGGGGTCTTTCATTGTCAATACCTCTGTTTTCTGTCGTCTCCGAAAAACAATTCGGTGACAACGAGAGGTTTTTCGAAGGAGATCCGCTGGAGGCTCTGCAAACCGGCATACATGAAGGTGTAGAGGTTATATCTGGTTTTGTAGAGCACGAAGGTGTATTTAGCATGAAGGCTAGAGGAGGATACGACATTGTAAAAGAATCTTCAAAATTTCTTGAATTCTATGTGCCAATGGCAATAAGATTTAACTGCGGCTTGACAGCTCAGATGGAGGCAGCCATGCAGATAAAAGCATTTTACCAGAATGGAAGCACTGATCCTGATGTATTGATGCGCTTTTGTTCTTTTGAAGATTTCCAGTATGGTGTCATCCAGTGGCAAAGGATCTGTGCAAAGACAAATCCAAATAAGTTCTACTTGTACAAATTCTGCTGCAAGTCTGAGAGGAATCTGATGACATATGGACTAGGTCTGGCTGATATATTTGGGAATGAGCCGAAAGTGTGTCACGCTGATGATCTGGGGTACTTATTCCCCCTCAAAAGCTTCAATTTACCAGTCGATCCTGAATCTACAACCTTTAAAATGATAGATAATGTCACCAAACTCTGGACCAACTTTGCAAAATGTGG GGACCCAACAGCTGATGACAGTCTGGGCGTACGCTGGCCAGAGTACACCACAGACGGAGAAGAGTTCCTGGAGATAGATGAAGAACTGACGCCCTCATCAGCCGTGATGAAGGATGAGGTGGAACTTTATGAGAATATCTTCTCCAAGTGTCTGCCGAATCAACTTGGGTCATACACATATTTTATGACTAACTCGATCGCGTCATTTGCAAACAAAAGCTAA